Genomic window (Lycium barbarum isolate Lr01 chromosome 2, ASM1917538v2, whole genome shotgun sequence):
agcgaagactatactctcgagcactcatattcccttgtctatGGTTCAAGAGCTCGTCAGCTCTGGCCCGTCAAGCCTTTAGCGGCAAGTAATGTCtgagaaaggcatcaacaaactcttgccatatcggggAAGGTGCATTGACTCTTCTAGAAGATAGCCAAACCGTAtcccaatgaaccgcaacatcccgtaatctataggaggccaaaTCTACCGACTCCATATCCGAAGCATTTATTATTCGCAAGGTTCTCGATATTTTGTCtgtaaagctctgcgggtcctcatccggtttcgacccataaaattctggagggttcagactgataaaatcacgggctcttgcactgacCGCCCTATCACCTTGGCCCGGaccttgccgctgggcctgagcggcgactaactgggttAGCAACAGAATAGCCTCTCTCATCTGCTGGCTCGAGATGtttggcggaggaattggaggtactggagctggagctgaagccccttcattCTCCTTTGATAGGAGTGGAGtaggagaggtccgagatggaacctcgttATGAGACTCACCCTATTCTATTTCTgtcggtggctcccgttcagtccttcTTCCGGCCaccgttttgcccttctgggccccTGTAGCTTTCCACTtcataggcattgctgaaatcataacacacgattagggaAAAGGGGAAAcctgataacatggctctatcgcacgatctaagattagaaggaagggtcaatcattcctaaatgccctgtagccacctgtttataagtgtggtgcgcttcacacccataaatatgACTCTACCGgacaaggctcgtagacaaaccctaggacgaactgctctaataccacttttgtcacgacccaaccagagggccatgacgggtacccggtactagcccaccgagcacctctggtATAATATTCCATAGGaatttctaggtgggccacatagaTAGCTCATGAATATCATACTTGCTACAGTCATCAACAATGATGCCCATGAgcataagccgataaggccaccaaaatattatacaacaataagaACTGTTAAAGTTAAAGAACATCTAACTACGTATaattgtctacgagcctttaaatAGAATACATGAATCCATAGGGATAGGGCACGACTCTGCCATACCCACGTATATGCgtacaaaagagtagtaccaataactgCGGCTCCGAAAAAACTGGAGCGCCACTGAGATTCCGCTGATAGAGCTCCTAAGGGCCTGATCtgcctacctgtctacctgcgggcatgaacgcagcatccacaaaaaaagacgtcagtacaaacaatgtactgagtatgtaacgcatgaatagtaacatgatagaaacataaaaaaaaagtgtgaggTAAACGAACCGTTTATATCTCATAATACCTCATGAAACCTTTTAAGTCATTCATCATGCTcacttaacctttttctagatataacatttcatatatccacatacatatacaatatcATACAATATAATACATTACAATactgtacccggccatataggctcgataACATCCGTACCTggccatagtaaggctcggtaatgttcgtacccaactgcagcggtatgcgcgcaatagatatcatacccggccatataggctcggtagtATTTATgccatatccgtacccggccaaagtaaggctcggtgtcacaaaaaTATAGCTATcaacatatataatatacatacgtaTCCAAGggaaacattacaactctatcagggtgacataaagtcggtaaacccccgatttatattatggaacaatcatcatcgctatacctcaccttgaaggaacaattattataaggtgggatcaacaacaatcagtgaaatcaagaaaatcatgaaataagctcaataatctcataatagcattaaaatcataagccttggaatttctagaaatgggatcatcatcctCATCATTTTCTTCTTAGAGAACATCTATCTTTCTTTAGTATCAtaggaactttgagaatcatgaacttctatctttttggaaataaggatattatggaaaacatgtatgggttcctaagaaaagagtcatgcctttagagAGAAAGGgtttagctttacataccttttgggtctccttaactacctaacgcttatcctcccaagctcgtaaatctacattcaagagaaatcatacaactattaggcttatcatcatatgcctatcttaagtCTTCCAATTAAActtctttagaatctgccaaaattcgggcagcatctcccctgtttatatccctagcccgaaatcacaataccaacaaccaacacaacaaaaacaacaccaaCGCCAATAAAATcgtcatcaataccaaaatatttcataaaacatcccacacgatgtttatccaatttctcaaccaacaaatttgtcatacgatcatttaatagctctatctccATAATTAAACCTAAATTAATAGCAATAAGGagaaattcataccttacttctactaaaacaacaatatcttcaatattcaccttgaatccaagcccagATTCGCcgcaatacgattttataatcacaaTTATACGTTGTCCGAACCTGAATCAGAAGATTATACTTGGTTTGCGCTAAAATTTGATGATTGGAAGTTAggggaaatttccagaatttTTGGAGGAGTTTGGGGTGTTTGGGTGAAAAATGAGAGGGGTGAACCCCTTTATATAATGTTCTGGAGTCTGCCTGCACCGACTTGGAATTTGCTCAGCACGTTCGCTtgaggcgcgttcgcgcagagttaattTCTGCCCtggcagtctgtcttaaaacgCTCAATCGCTTGATTCTTATGTCAGGTCAACgcacggtttgttgcattggaaactagacttccccaacttcattttaggcttttgtttcacttaaaATCTCCTAATATACTAATAGATATTGTTTCCCCAAGTTAGAACAAAATTATAGTACGAAATCTTGCCcaacttttctccaaagttccaaaaaCTTAATCTCCtggattcacttgttctccaatccttccacgACCTATTACATGAGCTtcaaccctcataaccataaatCTTATATATCTTCGGCAATATCTCTAATGTCCACAATTGAACAACTAGCACCTAgcaaatctcaacgtacaaaaactatgaggtgtaacaccAAGTTATCCAAGTGTGATTTTTGGCTTGCGCCTGTATCCTTCTTGGGACATGTGGTTTTAATAGAAGGAAATATGGTTGATCCGAAGAAAATTGAGGCAGTGAGGGATTGGGCCAGACCCATTTCCGTGACAGAGATCCGTAGTTTCgtgggtttggctagttactatcgtcagttcgtgaaggggtttgcttctattgcttcgcaATTTGAATGACAGCGGGGATAGAAAGTGTAATGATCCTCTAGGTCGTTATGGAGGGTGACTTAGAAAgctagacctctgttgggaaattCGAGGCTGGGGGTGAGTCCGTACCgtgttgttatatatatatatatgtgaatatTTTGTTTGCGATTGTAGGCCCTTAGATTGGTGTTGGGAGTTTTGGGTGAAAAACTGGTGGAAAAAtcgagctactggtcaaaatggaccgctACAGTGGGTAAGGGACCGTTGTAGCGGGTCCGTCGTAGCGGTGCTAGGCTCGTCGCCGCGGGTAGCCTGGGATTAGTGAGGTTCGCCATAGCGGGAGGTTtaccgctatagcgagaccgctgcaagTGGTCGAAGCGAGGCAGAATCTGTGTTTTATATTCGTTATTCCGAACCCATTCCCAACGCAACACCAAAACAATTTAAAAGAACTCCTGTGCTGAAATTCTGAGGCTAGGGCTAAAACTCTCGTggaaggtaagtctcaaccctccACTTTTCTCATTCCATCATAGTGTTAGATTCCATGATTAGTTAaagggtctttaatggtgaatgaaaggatagAATCCTAGAAACTGCAAACCCTTGAATAAATGAAtaggttattgattttattgctGTTTAACCATCTAGGAGCATAGGTTaccacttcctaggatgagaatttgATTATTACATGATGggaatgatgtattgagacttagggtttcataaaggtggtaactttagcataaaaattacttgtaaaagggttgaaacgattagaaaacccatgaatggaTAAAATTTGATTATTGGGATTAATACTAGCATGAATTCACACTTAGTggtagttcacccatttgaaaagggtagaagtagttgggttcttttTGTCAATTGTTGAATTGATTGAATAGATGATTCGAATACTCATGTAATGCTAAATTTCTAGACTTTTAATGTTcggaagctttgcgaaaggggatAGCTATCGCGGAGTGATTGTATTGTCCTAATTCTgctctgaggtaggttacggtctacttgagttggACTTTGATTAGTttattgtatatgttatgaaattgataggagaagcatgattagggcttcggaCATAAAGTGTGGTCGGAAATTCCTTTATGTGATATTGGTTGATTGATCATGTGATtaactattatgatatgataaagaaggagttaatgaatactcttcttgttgatttgAAGTAATCCCTTATTCGTGCTTttgttgaattgattgttgagtcttgatatgacttgtgacatggtgacttaTGTTCCCTGGTATTGAtctattgattgttcacattccttaattgattgtggaactgaaatacattgtgatgagaaaggtaatataattatgaaaaggcacatttgacagggggtgaggatgtggcctagttgtgggTTCGTGATCCGAGGTCTATTCCGGAGCGAGTGaaacatggacaccatgggtcccctacagttcatggctatttgggaaaacattaccatttagcatgtgcgtacagatatgtgacagagttgagataattcgtgAGATACAGCTGTGTTGGTGATTACATGATttgagttacttttattgattgATGGTTGTGTGAGCATATCTTAATTTAGTgggatgattcttgttgataatttcttgtggttatgtgttgttgtgcctatctttctattttattgattttgtgattctatgtatgatactaatcttagtcggtctgtgatatctactggtacatagtgtttgaaCTGATACTACTTTGCtatattcttttgagtgcagattgtgatccagagatatctatcagacctcatatttagcgtgaggccagtttcgacagatttgagggtgagctcctatccatgccaagCCGCCTGAAGATCTTGTTTTATTGATGTCTATTTCCATTACAGACATTATTTCTGTTATTTTAGACATTTGTTATTTCCTTAGACAGTTTATgatttagagtccttgtacgatgactttcggatttttgggttgtaatagttaggatttTGCCACCTTATTTGTTTCTGGAAATGACTAGGCATTTAGATGATTATTACTTTGTTCATATCCTTGAATGTTTAAAATTTGGTTAAGTAATTGATAATTGTTGGAGGGTTGGTTAAGGGGATTGGCTCGCCCACTAGGTGAaatagtgtgggtgccactcacagcTATTTGGTTCGTGACATAAAGATTTGAAGTTTGTTGGACCATATTAGATCCCCTAATGGATCCACCGGGAGCGACACTACTAGCATCGATCGGTGTGTTTTTAAGTCTGGCTTCTAATCGAGCATCTAAGTATGGCTTTCCAACACATGTTATCAAGTGTCTATCTAAACCACCCGTCCCTCCTCCAGATCCGTGTTTTTTAACTGATTTACATTTGTGACAAATAGCGTATTGTTTAGAATCATCTAAAGCCATGAGTTTCCACAAGGGACTAGTTCTAGGATGTTGCGCCTTAGTCTTACCCCGAGGAGGAGATTTAAGGGAAAGACCAGCTCCAGACTGAGATGTAGTCCGAGTTGGAGGTTCGGTAACGGGACTAGTAGGTGTCTCATTTAAATCtaattcctcctcctcctcctcctcctcctcctcctcctcctcctcctcttgctccttctccttctccttctccttctccttcttcttcttcttcttcttcttcaaattgaTCAAAATCTAAATTACCATAAGCACTTTCTAAGgaattcttcttcttcaaattgaTCAAATCTAAATTACCATAAGCACTTTCTAAGGAAATTCGGTGTAATACTCACTCGTAAATGATTGGTGTCAGAATTTCTCACTAATCAGGTGTGATCAGTCTCATTCGTGTAAGAATTAGGAATTCCTCTTCCAACGCGTCCCAGAATGGGCGTTATGGCAAAGAACAAGAAGAAAACTAAAGGAGAAATTTGTCCAAGGTTTCATTTTCTAATTCTAAATATTCGGGAATAGGAGGAAAAGAGGGGTGAGTACTAAAATCAGTTTCATCAACATGAGTGAAATCCTCCGTATTGTTTCTAACTTGAATTTTAGATTTACCAGAAGAACCACGTTTACCCTTACTACTACGGCTAAAAGGGTTAGGGATATCGACAATTTTACCTAAGATCGTAATCTTTCTAgacttattttcaaaatataattaaaaaaatatgaaaattaattgaaaaaaatACGTAaataaaatgcaagaattaaataaattaaaggaTGGAACGAGTGTAGCAAATGTCTGCGTAAAAGCAGACGTAACCGTAAATGTTGAAATTGAAATTTGGTTACTTGAAGCTTGAAAATTGCTCCAAAATCCAAATATTGCTcaattcaccaaaataataatgataatatttTACCAAATATGATTAACaaatattagagagagagataatcgataacaaatattagagagagagagagagataactGATGGATGATTTGTGTGAAAATGAATAAGAATGAAGAGGCATATATAGTTTAGAATTTGGGTTAAAATGCAATTTATTAAACTTTGGGggtgaaaatattttttgggGAAGGGAACACCAAATGGTCTGATTTTGGACTCCAACCGTTGGAGTCCAACGGTCTGACTTTGGAAAAGTAGGCCGTTGAACGGTCGGATtttggaccaaaaaaaaaaaccagtggATCAGGACCGGGTCAGCCGAGCTCGTACGAGGCCTGACCGGGATTTTTCCCGGCGTCTGTCCCACTACCTGTCCCCCTACCCCCTAAAGCCAATCCTCCTAAAACTATCGGGACCGGCCGAAGCCGAGACGGGACCGGGATTGACCCGGCCCACTGACACCCTTATTGGAACCTGACGAATGGACATTTTTCAGTTAAATTGATGTATTAAAATCTTTAGGGATTTACCCCTACAAACAAACTTTGCATGGATTTGAAAATTTCCCATTCCAGCTAAAATTAGACTTTTTTTGGGGCTTTGTTGCCATGACCGACTCCCCACCAACATGTGTACTTCAATTACATTGCTTATGTTCCAACTACAGATTGTCCATTATAGTGTCTCATGTCACAACCGAAACCATTCATCACTTATTCCTACATTGTGAAAAAGTGACGAGATTGTGGGAATAATTATACTGGGGGGTTGCTGAAGCCACGCCATCATTACAAATTTACAATGGCTAGGGGTGGCTTGGAATGATAGCAACAACCCAGGTTTGTTGTAAAAGGGCTTAGGGGTGTGGGCAGTTGTTTTTACATCCTTTCAAGTTGGGGTGGGTTTCAAAGTAAAAATCGTGTGTGCCTTGTCtctctttattattgttttaatTTGTCAAGCTTTAgtattaagttggaaaaactcTTGAAACGGGTTCTTCAAAATTGTTTCAACACTTTAGAAAACTTGGTTAAAACTAAGAAATTGCGAAACTTTTTAACGACCCAATTCACCCCCTCTTATATCATGTGAGCGCTCAACCTATCCAAACAGAACAAATAAATAATGAAAATAGAAACTAATTTAAATCTTCCTTAGTACAAATCCTTAAGGGTCAGCTAGATCTAACTCCTAACTACCATAACTAAATACTACGAACTCACAGAAGGTAAGGGTGGGCTCGCGTATAGTGGAGAGCGAAAAATAGAAGAGGTGGGGgcaatttttctttaaaaaaattctATTACATTGGGGAATCAGGGGTGCCGAAGAGGAAAGTAGAACAATGAGAATTAAATCCACACCTATTGTGCGGAAGACTTCTATTGATACCACTAAATTGTAGGTGTTGGTGGTGGGAGGCACCTATCTTTTTATCTAcaataccatttttttttttgtttttccccCACATTTTCTTCAGTTCTTGTTTATTTTGTATGGTGACATTGATCAGATTAGACATCAACATTTTCTCCATTGTTTCCTTTCTCCCAAAAGGAAAAGAACAGGTACTATGAAGAGAGTCGATGACAAGGTGGTGGAATTTGTAAGCCAGTATAGCCAACATTTGCATTTTCACATTGAGAAGTAATTGGTGTATTGGCTATATGCTTCAAATTTATGTTGGTGAGTCGAACATTTTGGCAAGGGAGTTTTGAACTGCACACTAGATGAACTGCTATGTCACTGGTTGTTGTGCCCCTTATGTTCTGGTAAATTACATCACTTATTTTCACTTGTGATGGCTGCAAAATTGAAACAATGAAAAAGATTCATCTGCAGTACTAATAAAAAGGAAACATCTTAATTGTATATGAAGTTAATTGGACAGACCTCGGTTGATTTGTCACCATAACTCTGGTCAATGACGATTGGATTTTTAACGTTTTCCATAACAATATCACTGAACATCATCCCAAATGCTCTGTTGGGAATTGCTCCAGCAAAAGTTTTGATTCTGATACCATTTGTGGTGCCTTTCAATGTGCAATTCTTCACAATGAGTCCTCTAACTTCCAATTCGCCAGGCAACTTACCAAGACTACCTACACTGTGTTTTCAATTAGAACAAACACATAACAGTGTGAGAGTATTATACACAATAAGAATAAAGTAAATTTAACTTAGTTAACAAGTGAACTTGCTCCAGACAACGGTTGAGAACCTCtactattactccctccgttcaacttatgtgacaccatttgactggacacaatatttaagaaagaaagattttttaaacttgtggtctaaaataaaccTTAAACATTTGTGTGAgctgtaaattatttcattaaggtaAAAGAGAATTTttaaagagcccgtttggattggctcttttcagcttttttgagtatttgacTGGCtggcttataagccattttgtgcttaaaataagcccaaaaaaattatTGGGCCCGTTTGccttaacttatctaaaacaacttataagccaaaaaaataagtttggctatctcaacttatttttttttttgcttaaagatgctttttttaagcccatccaaacaggctcaaagtCAAAGTTGTTTATAATTTTCTAAAGATGACATTTTTTTgtaacagactaaaaagaaagatGTACCACATAAACTGGGAAGGAGTAGTAGATTAGAGGTTAGAGTCATATGGAGATTAAGTAGGATACTATTTATCCTTTTTAGTTGGGGCGAGAGGTAAATTGAAAAGGCAGTTCAGTAATTCGGAGAAGTTTTCAATCTATTTTGTAACTGTAGCATTTTGGGGCTGAATATATgtagggtcatttgcacttttgtccctattttgtgccggtctttaatttttgcctctcagGCCAAAAACTTTTTCATGggggcataagtttatatttttacattacGATATCCCACAAGTTATGCCCCGCGCCTTTAATGAACTTATGTCTCGCTAGGCGTAAGTTCGATTCAgaagggaaaaccgtgcaatttTTTGATATATGTAGGTACCTAATGCCATGACCAGGGCCACAGGTGACTTTGTTAACGGTGACATTGTTTGTTCCCTGTCCGAATGAAACACAATCATCGCCAGTCCTAATGACACTCCTggagagttttattgtgttggaCTTGCTTATGTGTATTCCATCAGTGTTTGGGCTGTCTTCAGGAGCATCAATGGTAAGACCATGGAACCTTACCAAATAGCTATTAGTAATATGTAAATGAAATCCCATGCTATTTATCAAATTCAACCTCATCACTTTT
Coding sequences:
- the LOC132621089 gene encoding exopolygalacturonase-like, with protein sequence MAMAIISESSLALILVLSAVVTCNGAPLPQADQTIFSVMNFGAKPNSELISTQAFMRAWRAACDFNGRARVFVPPGVYTLGETSFAGPCKGTHPIILQIAGTLKAVPDVSEYSNFAWISFDSINGVIITGGGTLDAQGKSVWQFNDCKTNPDCVHLPATLHFNGIENGKVMRLNLINSMGFHLHITNSYLVRFHGLTIDAPEDSPNTDGIHISKSNTIKLSRSVIRTGDDCVSFGQGTNNVTVNKVTCGPGHGISVGSLGKLPGELEVRGLIVKNCTLKGTTNGIRIKTFAGAIPNRAFGMMFSDIVMENVKNPIVIDQSYGDKSTEPSQVKISDVIYQNIRGTTTSDIAVHLVCSSKLPCQNVRLTNINLKHIANTPITSQCENANVGYTGLQIPPPCHRLSS